In Daphnia pulex isolate KAP4 chromosome 7, ASM2113471v1, one genomic interval encodes:
- the LOC124198697 gene encoding protein phosphatase 1 regulatory subunit 12A-like isoform X17, producing MESRTNSALFKRAEQLRRWEESETNKEPASARVVSRRIQFSDGCVFLSACAAGDKEEVLKLIRQGADIDTPNVDGLTALHQACIDDNLDMVEFLVEHGADINRGDHEGWTPLHATASCGFLSIARYLIENKSDVAAVNNDGELPIDIAETEAMEELLERETQLRGIDCDAARSQEERQMLADTSRWLEGDPASARLLQPHPRTGATPLHVASAKGYIRVMSMLVQGGGELNIQDIDGWTPLHAAAHWGQREACQLLCENMADMEVRNYVGQTCFDVADPDIIRLLEECKKRQAIILRERPEVYNNRGNARNQSPPKRRSSVTRTPQTEKAAIQASSKITDKVPGAVIMVDEEKENSSGELSSPVAPLAVQESFDERAKPATTPATTTTSVPTSTKDNSPRVTSSSGPPSRPPPPPATDVDNLPSSPSQQSGQMIETEEDVPSWRRPGSFRSRQAANAANGSGTLNHTPVKSEREGLNRSISQPLTPVAAVTSSSSATPQSSSTTSSNLASTASSISSSTSALSTDTEVTLRRAHSFESDERRLGTECPVEQTTTATLVLSQPNVPSSANQPIRRSFVPPVRDEESETQRKAHAKRVRETRRSTQGVTLEEVKTAEQLAKKKQAETFSLEDSRSKNNGGGGVNASSTITSITADTVITIPLRRSKAQEEEMKETTKENAAAATPATIQRRRRPKRRSTGVVQIDMEDFDPSGKDNTSSSQTGDSEPHSDDSESLSDRGSSSRQVSRPSSLGSSISDVRDEAPAANTQPSTPITTQQQQPTMAAAAAAVASGAMTPNGDIDYKKLWEESQVENERLRDRLRSTHEELAKCKDQLDNAFQVSNARNAMTEAEKRERRALERKLSEMEEELKESQKMVELLRSDIGKMRDENGALIRVISKLSK from the exons ATGGAGTCAAGAACAAATTCAGCCCTGTTTAAGAGGGCTGAACAACTGAGAAGGTGGGAGGAATCAGAGACAAACAAGGAACCTGCCTCAGCTCGTGTGGTTTCAAGGAGAATCCAATTCTCAGATGGATGTGTATTTCTCTCCGCTTGTGCTGCCGGTGACAAAGAAGAAGTACTCAAACTCATACGGCAAGGAGCTGACATAGACACCCCCAATGTTGATGGTTTAACTGCGCTGCATCAG GCCTGCATCGATGACAATTTGGATATGGTGGAGTTTTTGGTGGAGCATGGAGCTGACATCAATCGTGGAGATCATGAAGGCTGGACTCCTCTGCACGCCACAGCCTCTTGTGGATTTTTATCAATTGCCAG GTACCTGATTGAGAACAAGTCAGATGTTGCTGCTGTAAACAATGACGGTGAACTCCCTATTGATATTGCTGAAACAGAAGCCATGGAAGAGTTGCTTGAACGAGAAACACAGTTGCGAg GCATTGACTGCGATGCTGCTAGGAGCCAAGAGGAACGACAAATGCTTGCTGACACTAGTCGGTGGCTGGAAGGAGACCCGGCATCAGCTCGACTGCTCCAGCCGCACCCTAGAACCGGCGCTACTCCGCTCCATGTCGCTTCAGCCAAAGGTTACATCCGCGTGATGAGCATGCTCGTTCAGGGCGGAGGCGAGCTGAACATTCAAGACATTGACGGCTGGACACCATTACATGCGGCTGCCCATTGGGGACAGCGTGAAGCATGTCAACTCTTGTGCGAAAACATGGCGGACATGGAGGTCCGCAATTACGTG GGTCAGACTTGCTTTGATGTGGCCGATCCTGACATCATCCGGTTACTGGAAGAATGCAAGAAGCGTCAGGCCATCATTTTACGAGAGCGGCCAGAAGTGTACAATAATCGAGGCAACGCAAGGAACCAGTCACCACCCAAGAGACG ATCGTCGGTCACCCGTACCCCGCAAACGGAGAAAGCTGCCATCCAGGCTTCGTCCAAAATCACGGATAAGGTTCCCGGTGCCGTCATCATGGTCgacgaggaaaaagagaacagCAGTGGCGAACTATCCTCGCCCGTGGCCCCTCTTGCCGTCCAGGAGTCCTTTGATGAACGAGCCAAACCTGCCACAACCCCTGCCACAACCACCACATCCGTCCCGACTTCAACGAAAGATAATTCTCCTAGAGTG acttcGTCAAGCGGACCCCCTTCACGTCCACCACCTCCACCGGCCACTGATGTGGACAACCTGCCTTCGTCTCCATCACAGCAATCGGGTCAAATGATTGAAACCGAGGAGGATGTTCCTTCTTGGAGAAGACCTGGTTCTTTCCGGTCGAGGCAAGCTG CCAATGCTGCCAACGGCAGTGGAACATTGAACCACACTCCGGTCAAATCGGAGCGAGAAGGATTGAACCGGTCCATCTCTCAGCCTTTAACCCCTGTAGCGGCCGTCACGTCTTCTTCCTCCGCCACCCCTCAATCTTCTTCTACCACTTCGTCCAACCTCGCCTCAACCGCCTCATCCATCTCCTCGTCCACCTCCGCCTTGTCTACCGATACGGAAGTCACACTACGGAGAGCCCATAGTTTCGAGTCCGACGAACG TCGGTTGGGAACAGAATGCCCCGTCGAGCAGACGACAACGGCCACTTTGGTCCTATCGCAGCCCAACGTGCCGAGTTCGGCCAATCAGCCCATACGCAG GTCATTTGTTCCTCCAGTACGCGACGAAGAGTCAGAGACGCAGCGAAAGGCACACGCCAAGCGGGTCCGTGAAACCAGGCGTTCCACGCAGGGCGTCACGCTGGAAGAGGTCAAAACGGCCGAACAGCTAGCCAAGAAGAAACAGGCCGAAACC TTCTCATTGGAAGATTCACGGAGTAAGAACAACGGAGGAGGCGGTGTGAATGCCTCATCGACCATCACATCAATAACGGCCGACACTGTCATCACGATCCCGCTGCGTCGCTCCAAAGCCCAGGAAGAag aaatgaAGGAGACGACAAAGGAGAATGCGGCAGCTGCTACCCCAGCAACGATCCAGCGGAGGCGCCGGCCCAAACGGCGATCGACGGGTGTCGTTCAGATCGACATGGAG GATTTCGACCCTTCCGGCAAAGACAACACCTCCTCATCACAGACGGGCGACAGCGAACCTCATTCGGATGATTCAGAG TCGTTGTCGGATCGAGGGAGCAGTTCACGTCAAGTCTCCCGACCGTCTTCACTCGGCTCGTCCATCAGCGATGTGCGCGACGAAGCGCCGGCCGCCAACACTCAACCGTCGACGCCCATCACgacccagcaacaacagcccaCCATGGCAGCGGCAGCGGCCGCCGTCGCTTCCGGCGCCATGACTCCCAACGGCGACATTGAttacaaaaaa TTATGGGAGGAGAGCCAAGTGGAGAACGAACGGCTGCGCGATCGATTGCGGTCCACGCACGAAGAGTTGGCCAAATGCAAGGATCAGCTGGACAACGCCTTTCAAGTG AGTAATGCACGCAACGCCATGACGGAGGCGGAGAAACGCGAACGCCGAGCCCTCGAGCGGAAGCTCTCcgagatggaagaagagctCAAA GAATCCCAAAAGATGGTGGAGCTGCTCCGTTCGGACATTGGCAAGATGCGCGACGAGAATGGAGCACTCATCCGCGTCATCAGCAAACTCtccaagtaa
- the LOC124198697 gene encoding protein phosphatase 1 regulatory subunit 12A-like isoform X19: MESRTNSALFKRAEQLRRWEESETNKEPASARVVSRRIQFSDGCVFLSACAAGDKEEVLKLIRQGADIDTPNVDGLTALHQACIDDNLDMVEFLVEHGADINRGDHEGWTPLHATASCGFLSIARYLIENKSDVAAVNNDGELPIDIAETEAMEELLERETQLRGIDCDAARSQEERQMLADTSRWLEGDPASARLLQPHPRTGATPLHVASAKGYIRVMSMLVQGGGELNIQDIDGWTPLHAAAHWGQREACQLLCENMADMEVRNYVGQTCFDVADPDIIRLLEECKKRQAIILRERPEVYNNRGNARNQSPPKRRSSVTRTPQTEKAAIQASSKITDKVPGAVIMVDEEKENSSGELSSPVAPLAVQESFDERAKPATTPATTTTSVPTSTKDNSPRVTSSSGPPSRPPPPPATDVDNLPSSPSQQSGQMIETEEDVPSWRRPGSFRSRQAANAANGSGTLNHTPVKSEREGLNRSISQPLTPVAAVTSSSSATPQSSSTTSSNLASTASSISSSTSALSTDTEVTLRRAHSFESDERRLGTECPVEQTTTATLVLSQPNVPSSANQPIRRSFVPPVRDEESETQRKAHAKRVRETRRSTQGVTLEEVKTAEQLAKKKQAETTSIPASVTPDATESTDSKSELERRPSWRLCINDNNKNKDFDPSGKDNTSSSQTGDSEPHSDDSESLSDRGSSSRQVSRPSSLGSSISDVRDEAPAANTQPSTPITTQQQQPTMAAAAAAVASGAMTPNGDIDYKKLWEESQVENERLRDRLRSTHEELAKCKDQLDNAFQVSNARNAMTEAEKRERRALERKLSEMEEELKESQKMVELLRSDIGKMRDENGALIRVISKLSK, translated from the exons ATGGAGTCAAGAACAAATTCAGCCCTGTTTAAGAGGGCTGAACAACTGAGAAGGTGGGAGGAATCAGAGACAAACAAGGAACCTGCCTCAGCTCGTGTGGTTTCAAGGAGAATCCAATTCTCAGATGGATGTGTATTTCTCTCCGCTTGTGCTGCCGGTGACAAAGAAGAAGTACTCAAACTCATACGGCAAGGAGCTGACATAGACACCCCCAATGTTGATGGTTTAACTGCGCTGCATCAG GCCTGCATCGATGACAATTTGGATATGGTGGAGTTTTTGGTGGAGCATGGAGCTGACATCAATCGTGGAGATCATGAAGGCTGGACTCCTCTGCACGCCACAGCCTCTTGTGGATTTTTATCAATTGCCAG GTACCTGATTGAGAACAAGTCAGATGTTGCTGCTGTAAACAATGACGGTGAACTCCCTATTGATATTGCTGAAACAGAAGCCATGGAAGAGTTGCTTGAACGAGAAACACAGTTGCGAg GCATTGACTGCGATGCTGCTAGGAGCCAAGAGGAACGACAAATGCTTGCTGACACTAGTCGGTGGCTGGAAGGAGACCCGGCATCAGCTCGACTGCTCCAGCCGCACCCTAGAACCGGCGCTACTCCGCTCCATGTCGCTTCAGCCAAAGGTTACATCCGCGTGATGAGCATGCTCGTTCAGGGCGGAGGCGAGCTGAACATTCAAGACATTGACGGCTGGACACCATTACATGCGGCTGCCCATTGGGGACAGCGTGAAGCATGTCAACTCTTGTGCGAAAACATGGCGGACATGGAGGTCCGCAATTACGTG GGTCAGACTTGCTTTGATGTGGCCGATCCTGACATCATCCGGTTACTGGAAGAATGCAAGAAGCGTCAGGCCATCATTTTACGAGAGCGGCCAGAAGTGTACAATAATCGAGGCAACGCAAGGAACCAGTCACCACCCAAGAGACG ATCGTCGGTCACCCGTACCCCGCAAACGGAGAAAGCTGCCATCCAGGCTTCGTCCAAAATCACGGATAAGGTTCCCGGTGCCGTCATCATGGTCgacgaggaaaaagagaacagCAGTGGCGAACTATCCTCGCCCGTGGCCCCTCTTGCCGTCCAGGAGTCCTTTGATGAACGAGCCAAACCTGCCACAACCCCTGCCACAACCACCACATCCGTCCCGACTTCAACGAAAGATAATTCTCCTAGAGTG acttcGTCAAGCGGACCCCCTTCACGTCCACCACCTCCACCGGCCACTGATGTGGACAACCTGCCTTCGTCTCCATCACAGCAATCGGGTCAAATGATTGAAACCGAGGAGGATGTTCCTTCTTGGAGAAGACCTGGTTCTTTCCGGTCGAGGCAAGCTG CCAATGCTGCCAACGGCAGTGGAACATTGAACCACACTCCGGTCAAATCGGAGCGAGAAGGATTGAACCGGTCCATCTCTCAGCCTTTAACCCCTGTAGCGGCCGTCACGTCTTCTTCCTCCGCCACCCCTCAATCTTCTTCTACCACTTCGTCCAACCTCGCCTCAACCGCCTCATCCATCTCCTCGTCCACCTCCGCCTTGTCTACCGATACGGAAGTCACACTACGGAGAGCCCATAGTTTCGAGTCCGACGAACG TCGGTTGGGAACAGAATGCCCCGTCGAGCAGACGACAACGGCCACTTTGGTCCTATCGCAGCCCAACGTGCCGAGTTCGGCCAATCAGCCCATACGCAG GTCATTTGTTCCTCCAGTACGCGACGAAGAGTCAGAGACGCAGCGAAAGGCACACGCCAAGCGGGTCCGTGAAACCAGGCGTTCCACGCAGGGCGTCACGCTGGAAGAGGTCAAAACGGCCGAACAGCTAGCCAAGAAGAAACAGGCCGAAACC ACATCAATACCTGCGTCGGTCACCCCCGATGCTACCGAATCTACCGATTCGAAATCCGAACTGGAACGGCGGCCATCCTGGAGATTGTGCATCAACGATAACAATAAGAACAAG GATTTCGACCCTTCCGGCAAAGACAACACCTCCTCATCACAGACGGGCGACAGCGAACCTCATTCGGATGATTCAGAG TCGTTGTCGGATCGAGGGAGCAGTTCACGTCAAGTCTCCCGACCGTCTTCACTCGGCTCGTCCATCAGCGATGTGCGCGACGAAGCGCCGGCCGCCAACACTCAACCGTCGACGCCCATCACgacccagcaacaacagcccaCCATGGCAGCGGCAGCGGCCGCCGTCGCTTCCGGCGCCATGACTCCCAACGGCGACATTGAttacaaaaaa TTATGGGAGGAGAGCCAAGTGGAGAACGAACGGCTGCGCGATCGATTGCGGTCCACGCACGAAGAGTTGGCCAAATGCAAGGATCAGCTGGACAACGCCTTTCAAGTG AGTAATGCACGCAACGCCATGACGGAGGCGGAGAAACGCGAACGCCGAGCCCTCGAGCGGAAGCTCTCcgagatggaagaagagctCAAA GAATCCCAAAAGATGGTGGAGCTGCTCCGTTCGGACATTGGCAAGATGCGCGACGAGAATGGAGCACTCATCCGCGTCATCAGCAAACTCtccaagtaa
- the LOC124198697 gene encoding protein phosphatase 1 regulatory subunit 12A-like isoform X7 has translation MESRTNSALFKRAEQLRRWEESETNKEPASARVVSRRIQFSDGCVFLSACAAGDKEEVLKLIRQGADIDTPNVDGLTALHQACIDDNLDMVEFLVEHGADINRGDHEGWTPLHATASCGFLSIARYLIENKSDVAAVNNDGELPIDIAETEAMEELLERETQLRGIDCDAARSQEERQMLADTSRWLEGDPASARLLQPHPRTGATPLHVASAKGYIRVMSMLVQGGGELNIQDIDGWTPLHAAAHWGQREACQLLCENMADMEVRNYVGQTCFDVADPDIIRLLEECKKRQAIILRERPEVYNNRGNARNQSPPKRRSSVTRTPQTEKAAIQASSKITDKVPGAVIMVDEEKENSSGELSSPVAPLAVQESFDERAKPATTPATTTTSVPTSTKDNSPRVTSSSGPPSRPPPPPATDVDNLPSSPSQQSGQMIETEEDVPSWRRPGSFRSRQAANAANGSGTLNHTPVKSEREGLNRSISQPLTPVAAVTSSSSATPQSSSTTSSNLASTASSISSSTSALSTDTEVTLRRAHSFESDERFYSRLLELRRRIKANSLPLLAASSLTPIVSGGSNSVGEDVNGGGPTSTNTIHSTNNRSRVEQTLQPDDDLEPVVLRVKSRLGTECPVEQTTTATLVLSQPNVPSSANQPIRSPSANTVVTTTATSSLTNVKLSPGTIIKNFFKSFVPPVRDEESETQRKAHAKRVRETRRSTQGVTLEEVKTAEQLAKKKQAETFSLEDSRSKNNGGGGVNASSTITSITADTVITIPLRRSKAQEEEMKETTKENAAAATPATIQRRRRPKRRSTGVVQIDMEDFDPSGKDNTSSSQTGDSEPHSDDSESLSDRGSSSRQVSRPSSLGSSISDVRDEAPAANTQPSTPITTQQQQPTMAAAAAAVASGAMTPNGDIDYKKLWEESQVENERLRDRLRSTHEELAKCKDQLDNAFQVSNARNAMTEAEKRERRALERKLSEMEEELKESQKMVELLRSDIGKMRDENGALIRVISKLSK, from the exons ATGGAGTCAAGAACAAATTCAGCCCTGTTTAAGAGGGCTGAACAACTGAGAAGGTGGGAGGAATCAGAGACAAACAAGGAACCTGCCTCAGCTCGTGTGGTTTCAAGGAGAATCCAATTCTCAGATGGATGTGTATTTCTCTCCGCTTGTGCTGCCGGTGACAAAGAAGAAGTACTCAAACTCATACGGCAAGGAGCTGACATAGACACCCCCAATGTTGATGGTTTAACTGCGCTGCATCAG GCCTGCATCGATGACAATTTGGATATGGTGGAGTTTTTGGTGGAGCATGGAGCTGACATCAATCGTGGAGATCATGAAGGCTGGACTCCTCTGCACGCCACAGCCTCTTGTGGATTTTTATCAATTGCCAG GTACCTGATTGAGAACAAGTCAGATGTTGCTGCTGTAAACAATGACGGTGAACTCCCTATTGATATTGCTGAAACAGAAGCCATGGAAGAGTTGCTTGAACGAGAAACACAGTTGCGAg GCATTGACTGCGATGCTGCTAGGAGCCAAGAGGAACGACAAATGCTTGCTGACACTAGTCGGTGGCTGGAAGGAGACCCGGCATCAGCTCGACTGCTCCAGCCGCACCCTAGAACCGGCGCTACTCCGCTCCATGTCGCTTCAGCCAAAGGTTACATCCGCGTGATGAGCATGCTCGTTCAGGGCGGAGGCGAGCTGAACATTCAAGACATTGACGGCTGGACACCATTACATGCGGCTGCCCATTGGGGACAGCGTGAAGCATGTCAACTCTTGTGCGAAAACATGGCGGACATGGAGGTCCGCAATTACGTG GGTCAGACTTGCTTTGATGTGGCCGATCCTGACATCATCCGGTTACTGGAAGAATGCAAGAAGCGTCAGGCCATCATTTTACGAGAGCGGCCAGAAGTGTACAATAATCGAGGCAACGCAAGGAACCAGTCACCACCCAAGAGACG ATCGTCGGTCACCCGTACCCCGCAAACGGAGAAAGCTGCCATCCAGGCTTCGTCCAAAATCACGGATAAGGTTCCCGGTGCCGTCATCATGGTCgacgaggaaaaagagaacagCAGTGGCGAACTATCCTCGCCCGTGGCCCCTCTTGCCGTCCAGGAGTCCTTTGATGAACGAGCCAAACCTGCCACAACCCCTGCCACAACCACCACATCCGTCCCGACTTCAACGAAAGATAATTCTCCTAGAGTG acttcGTCAAGCGGACCCCCTTCACGTCCACCACCTCCACCGGCCACTGATGTGGACAACCTGCCTTCGTCTCCATCACAGCAATCGGGTCAAATGATTGAAACCGAGGAGGATGTTCCTTCTTGGAGAAGACCTGGTTCTTTCCGGTCGAGGCAAGCTG CCAATGCTGCCAACGGCAGTGGAACATTGAACCACACTCCGGTCAAATCGGAGCGAGAAGGATTGAACCGGTCCATCTCTCAGCCTTTAACCCCTGTAGCGGCCGTCACGTCTTCTTCCTCCGCCACCCCTCAATCTTCTTCTACCACTTCGTCCAACCTCGCCTCAACCGCCTCATCCATCTCCTCGTCCACCTCCGCCTTGTCTACCGATACGGAAGTCACACTACGGAGAGCCCATAGTTTCGAGTCCGACGAACG ATTTTATTCGCGGCTGCTGGAACTGCGGCGACGGATCAAGGCCAATTCCTTGCCATTGCTGGCAGCCTCGTCGCTCACTCCGATCGTGAGCGGCGGCAGCAACAGCGTTGGGGAGGATGTCAATGGTGGAGGCCCCACTAGTACTAACACTATTCATTCAACCAATAACCGAAGCCGAGTCGAACAAACCCTACAACCTGACGACGACCTTGAACCAGTCGTTCTACGGGTGAAAAG TCGGTTGGGAACAGAATGCCCCGTCGAGCAGACGACAACGGCCACTTTGGTCCTATCGCAGCCCAACGTGCCGAGTTCGGCCAATCAGCCCATACGCAG CCCGTCGGCCAACACGGTTGTGACCACTACAGCGACCTCATCGCTCACCAACGTCAAACTAAGTCCCGGAACAATTATCAAGAATTTCTTCAA GTCATTTGTTCCTCCAGTACGCGACGAAGAGTCAGAGACGCAGCGAAAGGCACACGCCAAGCGGGTCCGTGAAACCAGGCGTTCCACGCAGGGCGTCACGCTGGAAGAGGTCAAAACGGCCGAACAGCTAGCCAAGAAGAAACAGGCCGAAACC TTCTCATTGGAAGATTCACGGAGTAAGAACAACGGAGGAGGCGGTGTGAATGCCTCATCGACCATCACATCAATAACGGCCGACACTGTCATCACGATCCCGCTGCGTCGCTCCAAAGCCCAGGAAGAag aaatgaAGGAGACGACAAAGGAGAATGCGGCAGCTGCTACCCCAGCAACGATCCAGCGGAGGCGCCGGCCCAAACGGCGATCGACGGGTGTCGTTCAGATCGACATGGAG GATTTCGACCCTTCCGGCAAAGACAACACCTCCTCATCACAGACGGGCGACAGCGAACCTCATTCGGATGATTCAGAG TCGTTGTCGGATCGAGGGAGCAGTTCACGTCAAGTCTCCCGACCGTCTTCACTCGGCTCGTCCATCAGCGATGTGCGCGACGAAGCGCCGGCCGCCAACACTCAACCGTCGACGCCCATCACgacccagcaacaacagcccaCCATGGCAGCGGCAGCGGCCGCCGTCGCTTCCGGCGCCATGACTCCCAACGGCGACATTGAttacaaaaaa TTATGGGAGGAGAGCCAAGTGGAGAACGAACGGCTGCGCGATCGATTGCGGTCCACGCACGAAGAGTTGGCCAAATGCAAGGATCAGCTGGACAACGCCTTTCAAGTG AGTAATGCACGCAACGCCATGACGGAGGCGGAGAAACGCGAACGCCGAGCCCTCGAGCGGAAGCTCTCcgagatggaagaagagctCAAA GAATCCCAAAAGATGGTGGAGCTGCTCCGTTCGGACATTGGCAAGATGCGCGACGAGAATGGAGCACTCATCCGCGTCATCAGCAAACTCtccaagtaa